The following are encoded in a window of Balaenoptera ricei isolate mBalRic1 chromosome 1, mBalRic1.hap2, whole genome shotgun sequence genomic DNA:
- the SYT2 gene encoding synaptotagmin-2 produces MRNIFKRNQEPMVAPATTTMPAGPMDNSTESGGAREGKGYGFATVKDRFFNEMVKFPLPRWALVAIAVLLGLLLLTCCFCICKKCCCKKKKNKKEKGKGAKNAMNMKDMKGGQDEDDAETGLTEGEGEGEEEKEPENLGKLQFSLDYDFQANQLTVGILQAAELPALDMGGTSDPYVKVFLLPDKKKKYETKVHRKTLNPAFNETFTFKVPYQELGGKTLVMAIYDFDRFSKHDIIGEVKVPMNTVDLGQPIEEWRDLQGGEKEEPEKLGDICTSLRYVPTAGKLTVCILEAKNLKKMDVGGLSDPYVKIHLMQNGKRLKKKKTTVKKKTLNPYFNESFSFEIPFEQIQRVQVVVTVLDYDKLGKNEAIGKIFMGSNATGTELRHWSDMLANPRRPIAQWHSLKPEEEVDALLGKNK; encoded by the exons ATGAGGAACATCTTCAAGAGGAACCAGGAGCCCATGGTGGCTCCCGCCACCACCACCATGCCCGCTGGGCCCATGGACAACTCCACCGAGAGCGGAGGCGCCAGGGAGGGCAAGGGGTACGGGTTTGCCACGGTGAAGGACCGATTCTTCAATGAGATGGTCAAGTTCCCTC TCCCCCGCTGGGCGCTGGTCGCCATCGCGGTGCTCCTGGGCCTCCTGCTCCTCACCTGCTGCTTCTGCATCTGCAAGAAGTGCTGctgtaagaagaagaagaacaagaagGAGAAGGGCAAGGGCGCCAAGAACGCCATGAACATGAAGGACATGAAGGGCGGCCAG GACGAGGACGACGCCGAGACGGGCCTGACGGAGGGAGAAggcgagggggaggaggagaaggagccgGAGAACCTGGGGAAGCTGCAGTTCTCCCTGGACTACGACTTCCAGGCCAACCAG CTCACCGTGGGCATCCTGCAGGCCGCGGAACTGCCTGCCCTGGACATGGGCGGCACCTCGGACCCTTACGTCAAGGTTTTCCTCCTTccagacaagaagaagaaatatgagACCAAAGTCCATCGGAAGACGCTGAACCCCGCCTTCAACGAGACCTTCACCTTCAAG GTGCCGTACCAGGAGCTGGGGGGCAAGACCCTGGTGATGGCCATCTATGACTTTGACCGCTTCTCCAAACACGACATCATCGGGGAGGTGAAGGTGCCCATGAACACCGTGGACCTGGGGCAGCCCATCGAGGAGTGGAGGGACCTGCAGGgcggagagaaggaggag CCGGAGAAGCTGGGTGACATCTGCACCTCGTTGCGCTATGTGCCCACGGCTGGGAAGCTCACCGTCTGCATCCTGGAGGCCAAGAACCTCAAGAAGATGGACGTGGGTGGCCTTTCAG ATCCCTACGTGAAGATCCACCTGATGCAGAACGGCAAGAGGCTCAAGAAGAAGAAGACGACCGTGAAGAAGAAGACCCTGAACCCGTACTTCAACGAGTCCTTCAGCTTCGAGATCCCCTTCGAGCAGATCCAG AGAGTCCAGGTGGTGGTCACCGTGCTGGACTACGACAAGCTGGGCAAGAACGAGGCCATCGGCAAGATCTTCATGGGCAGCAACGCCACGGGCACGGAGCTGCGGCACTGGTCCGACATGCTGGCCAACCCCCGCCGGCCCATCGCCCAGTGGCACTCGCTCAAGCCCGAGGAGGAGGTGGACGCGCTGCTGGGCAAGAACAAGTAG